The window TTTTTACCAAACTATTGGCCGCCGACCAGAGCGTGCACGGCGGGCGGGATCGTCTGCCGCAAGAGGGTTACCGCACGCTCTATTGGGCGCCCGGCGAAATTGTCACCGATCCCTTTGGCGTGCCGGTAGCGCCCGATGCGCCTGATGGCATTTATTATATCAATGTGGGGCTTTATAAAGAGGTAGCCGGGCAGGCAGTCTCGTTGCCGTTGGTACAGGATGGACAGCCTATTGAGGCCAGCAGTATCAACATCGGCCCCATTAAACTTGGCAATGCGCCCATCGGCCTGACTCTGGCCAGGGCCAATCCGCAGCATCCTCTCAATCAGCCCTTTGGTGACGCACCCAACCTCACCCTGCTTGGCTACGACCTCGAATCAGGGCCAGAGATACGGAATACGGAATACGAAATACGCTTAATTCTCTATTGGCGTTCTGAGGCTCCCCTGCCGGTTGATTACACTACCTTTGTTCATCTTCGTAATGCGGCCAATAATGAAGTTGTGGCCCAAAAAGATCAGCCGCCATTGAACGGAGCCTATCCTACCAGCCTGTGGGACCCCGGCGAGATCATTGCCGATGAAATTGTGATCCCCCTCCCTGCCGAATTACCCGGCGGGCAATATCAGCTTGTGCTGGGCATGTATGACTTTCAGACCGGCCAGCGGTTGGCAGTGTCAGGCAATCCGGCCAATGAGGTCAAATTGTTGGATGTTGAAATACCTTAGAAATTCCAATGCCAAACTAAAAACGTGTTTCTTAAATACGCCAGCATGGCATTTCGAGGAGCTTAGCAACGAGAAATCTCCTTCTGGCCACTGTTATAAGGAGATTTCTCGGCCTAACGGCCTCGAAATGACACTTAAGAAACACGTTCTAAGATTAACGCTGATCTTGCTGCTCTATTTGACTCTGGCCACAGTGTATAGCGTGGTTGTGCCCATTGGCCGGGGCGCGGACGAGTGGGCGCACTATTGGTATGCCCGGTTCATTGCCGAGCATGGACGCCTGCCGGCCAACCCTGCCGAGCGTGAAATGGCCGGTTACAAATCTGATTGGCCGCCCCTTTATCACCTGGCTGCCGCCGGCGTGACGGCCTGGATTGATCCGGCCGGCCCGCCCACTTTCAAATATCGGGCGGATAGCCTGCGCCGCCGGCTTGTGCCGGCATTAGGGCCGGAGGCCATCCTCCACACCCAGGATGAGTTATTTCCCTGGCAGCAAGAAATTTTGGTCTGGCATCTGGGGCGGTTTCTCTCGATAGGTTTTACGCTGGGCACTTTGCTGGTTACTTATTTTATAGCGTTAGAGATTTTTATAAGGGATAGGGTAGCAGGGAGCAAGGTAGCAGGGGTTCATACCTTAATCCAAAATCAAAAATCCAAAATCAAAAATCCAAAAACCCTGGCCCTCATTTCTGTCTTGATATTGGCTTTTAATCCGCGTTTTCTGTTTACCGGCATGCTGTTTAACTACGATAGCCTGACCTTGTTCATCGCCTCGCTTTTTTTATGGCTGGCTATTCGTATAGTCAAAGGGCGTCATTCTCACTGGGGTTTTTGGGCGTTGGGCGCTTTGGCCGGTTTGGGTTTGGTCACAAAGTATTTGACTGTTCTTCTGCCGTTGGAAATAGTGATAGTCGCGCTGATGGTGGGCGTAGGGCGGCAGGGGAGCGCTGCGCAGCCGGGGGAACGCGGAAATCAAGGGCTAGGCGGGATGACCTCACCGCAGTGGCGTTGGGTGGCGAAACGTTTGGGCCAGGCGGCTTTGGCTTACCTGTTTGTGGTCAGTGGGTGGTTTGCTTACCTGTTGGTCAATTTCAATGAGGTTGATACCTACGGCCCGGTGTTGGGCACGTTAGCCCCGCTCATCCGCGGCGACGCCAGCGACCGGACTGTAGAAGAACTTTTTGCCTGGATGAGCGGCGGTCAGGCTCGCCCTGTTTATATTGAGAAACAAAGTTATACAGCCTGGCAAATCATCACCGAACTGCCCACCACTTTTTGGAGCAACCCCATCACCCGGCCCTATCCCCTCAACTGGTTTGTGCTGTTGATGACGGTTATAGTTGGGGTAGCCGGGTTGGGATTGGTCCGGTGGTGGCGCGCGTCAACGCCTGTTCAATCTCGTTGGTTTAACCTCAATGCCCTGCCGCGTCGCCTGGCCTTTTTGTTGGCGTTTCACTGCGTTTTGCCCTTGCCCTTCATGTTGATCCGCCTGTTTGGGGCGCGGGATGCCCTGGAAGCCGTGCAGGGACGGCACATCCTGTTCCTGGCCGGGCCGGCGGTAGCTGTTTTATTGGTTTGGGGGGTAAGCGCAGTTGTGTCGGGTTTCACGTTTCATGTTTCACGTTTCACGTTTCAAGCCTGGCCGGGCCTGGTGTTGGTTGGAGCCGTTAGCCAACTCATTTTTATGGGGCAGGTTTATCCCCCCTTGTTGCCGGTTCAAACAACGCCTTATGCCGGCCCAGCCTCCCCCCTTTCGCCTGCCATAACGCTGCCCGGCGGCGCGCAACTCATTGGATACGAGACTTCCCCAATCCCTGATCCCTACCCCCTCCAACCTTCCTCTCTCAAGGTGACGCTTATCTGGCAGGGCGGCCGGGAACCGGCGCCGGAAGATTATCAAACGGAATTGGCTTTGGTGAATGAACAGGGCCAAATTGTCTCCGGTTGGTCGGCTTATCAAACCCAGGCGCGTTATCCTACCCGCGTTTGGGAGGCGGGCGACGTGATCCGGGATGAGGGCTGGCTGCCTTTGTTGAACGTGCCTGCCGGAGATTACGAACTGCGGCTACGAATTTTGGGCCAGTCAGGCGAAGTACTGCCCTGGCAGGTGTTGACAACGTATACTCTGGTCAAGCCATCGCCAGTAGTTAACCCGCAAAAATGGACTTTGTGGCGAAACGGCCAAATTGTCTCTCTCTCGCCCCTGTTCCGGGAACGCGAAACCGCTCAATTTGCCTTTCCTCCCGCTGCGCTGACCGGACCGGATGGCGTTCCCCGCTCCCCTGCTGCATCAGGTTCAATCTGGGCCAACTTTATCATCGGCCCGGAGTGGCCGCCCGGCGATTACCGCTTTGAAGGCGATGATGCGGTGGCGCTGCGGGTTAAGCCGAATGGCCGCAATTTTCAACTGCCGCCAGAAATGATGTATCCTCTTGAGGCCAATTTTGAGGGACAGGTCAAACTTTTAGCCTACCACCTGCCCACCCGCCGACTTCAGCCGGGCAATGGTTTGCCCCTTACCCTCTACTGGCAGGGATTACGTTGGTTGGGCGAAGAATTTGTCTTGTTTAACCGTCTGTTAGATAATAGCCAGGTTGCCTGGGGCGGGTCCGACCGTTTGCCCCAAGAGAATTACAGCCCGTTGCTCTGGGCGCCCGGCGAAATTGTCACCGATACCTTTGCCGTGCCAGTGGCAGTTGATGCGCCCGATGGGGTTTACACGCTCAGTT is drawn from Anaerolineae bacterium and contains these coding sequences:
- a CDS encoding glycosyltransferase family 39 protein, encoding MTLKKHVLRLTLILLLYLTLATVYSVVVPIGRGADEWAHYWYARFIAEHGRLPANPAEREMAGYKSDWPPLYHLAAAGVTAWIDPAGPPTFKYRADSLRRRLVPALGPEAILHTQDELFPWQQEILVWHLGRFLSIGFTLGTLLVTYFIALEIFIRDRVAGSKVAGVHTLIQNQKSKIKNPKTLALISVLILAFNPRFLFTGMLFNYDSLTLFIASLFLWLAIRIVKGRHSHWGFWALGALAGLGLVTKYLTVLLPLEIVIVALMVGVGRQGSAAQPGERGNQGLGGMTSPQWRWVAKRLGQAALAYLFVVSGWFAYLLVNFNEVDTYGPVLGTLAPLIRGDASDRTVEELFAWMSGGQARPVYIEKQSYTAWQIITELPTTFWSNPITRPYPLNWFVLLMTVIVGVAGLGLVRWWRASTPVQSRWFNLNALPRRLAFLLAFHCVLPLPFMLIRLFGARDALEAVQGRHILFLAGPAVAVLLVWGVSAVVSGFTFHVSRFTFQAWPGLVLVGAVSQLIFMGQVYPPLLPVQTTPYAGPASPLSPAITLPGGAQLIGYETSPIPDPYPLQPSSLKVTLIWQGGREPAPEDYQTELALVNEQGQIVSGWSAYQTQARYPTRVWEAGDVIRDEGWLPLLNVPAGDYELRLRILGQSGEVLPWQVLTTYTLVKPSPVVNPQKWTLWRNGQIVSLSPLFRERETAQFAFPPAALTGPDGVPRSPAASGSIWANFIIGPEWPPGDYRFEGDDAVALRVKPNGRNFQLPPEMMYPLEANFEGQVKLLAYHLPTRRLQPGNGLPLTLYWQGLRWLGEEFVLFNRLLDNSQVAWGGSDRLPQENYSPLLWAPGEIVTDTFAVPVAVDAPDGVYTLSLGWYRVVDGEAKSLVILNPETGEPTEATSITIGPIKVGGPPTGVTFNEVTPQTNVNVVLGEQIKLLGFDLVKQNAAAFDLTLYWQAVAQAASDYTVFVHIRDAGGAVAAQKDAPPAGGVYPTGLWDAGEIIRDEIMVPLEELKPGAYEIVIGMYDFNTGQRLPVPDSPDDAIWLQSFEIGERTK